The DNA sequence TAAGTTGTACTTTTGTGTTTTTTGCAAATTTGTGAATTGCCTGCAAATCATTAATCGTATATCTTATTTTTTCATTTGACTCCTGTGCAAAATCTGCCAAAACCAAAATATACTCAAAAAAGCTCTCAATCTGTTTTGCTTCTTCAAAGGTGCGTACCACTGCTTTTGTTATGCCGTACTCTTTTGCCATCTGTGCGATTTGCAAAAGTCCGTGCCCGTAGGCATTATCTTTCAAAACCAGCGCTGTTTTATCTTTTGTTTTAGTTAGTTTGGTAATAATATCAAGATTGTTAAAAAAATAATTTTTATCTAATGCGATGTAAGCCATAGGAGAATTATACACAATGAAAGAGAAAAAAAGGCTAATTGCCGAATTTGAAGAACAAAGTTTTACCCAAATTATATTTCCCCATGCAGATACAGACTGGGCAGACTACCTTGAAGATGCACAAAACACCTTTGTCAGTATCATCAATGCCATCAGAAAATATCAAAAATGCCTTGTTGTCGTCTATGACACAGATGCGGTAAAAAAATATTTTTCAGATACAGACAATCTTGAATTTGTACACTGTGTTACAAATGACACCTGGGCAAGAGACTGTTCTGCTTTATCTGTTAAAACAGCCAATAAAACCGCTTTGCTTGATTTTTCTTTTAACGGCTGGGGCAACAAATTTGATGCCAAAAAGGACAATCTGATGACGCAAAAAATTGCGCACAAATACCTGCCATGCAAGGTTGAAAAAATTGATTTTGTTCTTGAAGGCGGTGCAGTTGAGAGTAATGGTGCAGGTATCCTTTTAACAACCGCTGCATGTATGCACAACAAAAACCGCAATCCCCAATTCACTGCCAAAGAAATTACAAAAAAACTCCAAGAGTTTTTCGGCGCAGAACAGATTTTATATCTACATCACGGCTACCTGGCTGGAGACGATACAGATTCCCACATAGACACCCTTGCAAGATTTACAGATGAGAAAACCATCATGTATGTAAAATGCGATGATACCAATGACGAACATTATCATGAGCTCAAACTTATGGAAGAAGAGCTGCAACACTTGGCAAAAACGCATGATTTTAAGCTTGTTTCACTTCCGATGTGTGATGCGATTTATTTTGAAAAAGAGAGGCTGCCCGCGACTTATGCCAATTTTCTTTTTGTCAACGGTGCCGTTTTAGTACCGGTTTATGGTGTTTCACAAGATAAGGAAGCACTTGCAATTTTTAAAAAAACGTTTCCAGACAGAGACGTTGTAGCCATAGACTGCTCTGTTCTAATCCGTCAACACGGCTCACTGCACTGCGTAACAATGAACTTTTGCGTATCAGTTCAGCTTTTTAAAAACCCAAACACTTTAGTCGGCACTGAAGTACCGATTCCGATTAAATAGCGTTACGGAACCCGTACTTTGTAGTGCGGGCTGTGTGTCATACAAGCCATCTCTGCAAGACAAAGCCTTTACTGCAGCATCGCCATCCCGCTCATAATCAAATAGGTCGCCAGACCAAACCCCGCTGCTATTAAAATCGTCCGTTTTATTTTTTCTTTTGTACTCATAGTGCAATTTTAGCAAAAAATTAACACTTTTGTAACACTTCTTTTTGTATCATAAATTAAATAATTTCTTAAAATTATTCTTTAAATATATATTTAAAAAGGGTACACCATGAAAAGAACAATTACACTCTCTTTATTAGTCTTCTCCTCTTTGTATGCATCAGAAATTGAACTTGCACCAATCAGCGTAGAATCCACAACACTCACAGACGTCGCACAAAATGCGCAGGTTTCTGCTGATGTCGCACAAGCGCTCGCTGATTCAGTTCCAAGTATAGACATGAGTCGCAGAAGCGGTATTGCCAATGACATCTTCATCCGCGGTCAAAAACGCGACAATATTTCCGTAGAAGTTGACGGTACAAAAATCTATGGAGCCTGCCCAAACAGAATGGATCCGCCGGTTTCACACATTGTAGCCAACCAGATTGATTCTATCGAAATAATCACAGGACCATATGATGTAACAACATACGGCAATTTAAGCGGTGGCGTGAAGATAAAAACAAAACAACCTACAAAAGATTTCAAAGCATCTGTTAATCTTGGTTTTGGTTCATGGAACTATAAAAAATTTGGTGCAAGTGCAAGCGGTGGCAATGATTTTATCCGTATGACTGCAACAGTTTCAACTGAATCCTCTGATCAGTATCATGACGGAAACGGTGACTCTTTAGCACAGCAGATTGACAAATACCAAGCAGCAAATTCTGCAACACTGGTTGGGTCCAAAGACCCAAGACTCCAACCTGCTTATTATGATATGCCTGCATACACAAAAAAAAGTGCCATGGCCAAAGCCTTTATCACAACTGCAAAAGATCAAGAACTTCGTTTAAGTGTCACAGCAAACAGAAGTGAGAATGTATTGTATGCAAACTCCAAAATGGATGCACTCTATGATGACTCAAATATATACTCAGTGGAATATAATATTGACAATGTAGCCAAAGGGTACAAAAATATCAATTTGCAATATTACCACTCTGATGTTGACCATCCAATGGGAACAAATTACAGAAACTCTTCTCTTGCAACAGGAAATATTAAAAACTGGCTGACAACAAATCTTGACGGTATCAAACTAAAAAACAGTTTTGACATCAACTCCTACAAACTTCTTATCGGTCTTGATGCTAGTAACAGAAAATGGAATGGACATTATGAGAAAAATGATTCAGCAGCACTCATAGGGTACAAGAAAAGTATCGACAATGCAGTAACAAAAAACACAGCACTCTTTGCAAAACTTGACAAAAATTTTGGTGCATTCAACCTTTCTCTTGGAACCAGAGTTGATGACACTATCATAACAAACGACAGCTATCAAGACAACGATTATCACTCGGTAGGTGCAAATATTCTTGGAACATATAATCTCAATCAAGAGAATAAAATCTTCTTTGGTATCGGACAGGCTTATCGTGTACCAGATGCCAGAGAACTTTACTTCTTCAGTTCTATGGGTAATCTTGTCGGAACCCCTGACCTTAAAAATGTCAGAAATCAAGAAGTTGATTTAGGATACGAAATCAATAATGACAGTTTCGAGTTTAAAATCAAAACTTTTTACTCAAAACTTAAAGATTATATCTACATCCAAAAAGGTGTAGCCGTAAATGCATTTCAAAATATTGACGCATATATTTATGGCGGAGAAGCCAGCGCATCTGTTTATCTGAGTGATGACATCTCTTTAGATATGAGTGCAGCCTATAAACGCGGAAAAAAAGATGCTCCCCTTGCAGGACAAACAAACACAAACCTGGCGGATATAGCACCGCTTGAGGGGAAAATTGCTCTTAACTATGAATATGCAAACCGTTCTATGGCAACAATTGACACTATGATGCGTAAACGCTGGACACAGATAGATGATGAAAACGGTGAACAGGTTCTAGCCGGCTGGGCAATACTCAATGCAAAAATAAAACATGCTGTCAGTAAAAAATTCGACTTCACTGTAGGGATGAATAATATACTCAACAAAACCTATGCAAGAAGCAATACATATGCAGACTTGGTCCTTATTTCAGGTGGTACAACTGATGTTATGCTTATGAATGAACCGGGGCGTTACTTCTACACAAATTTGGATTTTAAATTTTAGGTACCTCATCCTGAGGTACTAACACTGCGCTAACACTTTTGTATTATACTTTTGAAAACTAAGGACAAAAGGATTCTACTCTATGCAAACAAAATATTTAAAAACACTTCTTAGCATATCTACTGTTGCAGCGACACTTCTTTTAAGTGGCTGCGGTTCATCATCTGACAGTACTGCTACAGCCACATCTCTCACTGCAAGCGGGCAGCTTGTAGACAGTTTTGTCGCTGATGTCAACTATACATGCAGTGACGGTACAACAGGTGTGACCGATGAAAACGGCTCATTTACATGTACTGCACTTCCAGTAACGTTCAGTGTTGAAACACTTGAACTTGGAACAATTTACACACTTCCACAGGATGCTATGGTTTTTCCGCAAGATTTGACAGATGTAAACAGAACAGATCTCAATAACAGTGAAGTCATCGCAATTGCAGAATTTTTGCAGTCATGCGACGACAACAACAACGCAAATGATGGTATTCGTATTCAGGCACAGGTACGCGAACAGCTTCGTCAAAGAGCACATGAAAAACTAACAGCAGAAAATCTTGATGCAATTGCTGCAGATTTAAACCTTACACTTGTCGACCAAGAAACAGCAATCCAACACCTTACCCAAACAACAGATTATGTCCAAAGTGTCATTTCGGCTCATGGATATTCAAGAAACTCAGCCGCACATCAGGGTAATGGAATTTCAGATACCGCTACTATGCAGACACAAACAACATCAGCAGTAACACAGGCACTGCTTTCACCTGCTTCTGCTCTTACACAAGAGGCAAAAGATACCCTGGCATATATGGGAAATGAAGAGCGTC is a window from the Sulfurimonas hydrogeniphila genome containing:
- a CDS encoding agmatine deiminase family protein: MKEKKRLIAEFEEQSFTQIIFPHADTDWADYLEDAQNTFVSIINAIRKYQKCLVVVYDTDAVKKYFSDTDNLEFVHCVTNDTWARDCSALSVKTANKTALLDFSFNGWGNKFDAKKDNLMTQKIAHKYLPCKVEKIDFVLEGGAVESNGAGILLTTAACMHNKNRNPQFTAKEITKKLQEFFGAEQILYLHHGYLAGDDTDSHIDTLARFTDEKTIMYVKCDDTNDEHYHELKLMEEELQHLAKTHDFKLVSLPMCDAIYFEKERLPATYANFLFVNGAVLVPVYGVSQDKEALAIFKKTFPDRDVVAIDCSVLIRQHGSLHCVTMNFCVSVQLFKNPNTLVGTEVPIPIK
- a CDS encoding TonB-dependent receptor domain-containing protein, which codes for MKRTITLSLLVFSSLYASEIELAPISVESTTLTDVAQNAQVSADVAQALADSVPSIDMSRRSGIANDIFIRGQKRDNISVEVDGTKIYGACPNRMDPPVSHIVANQIDSIEIITGPYDVTTYGNLSGGVKIKTKQPTKDFKASVNLGFGSWNYKKFGASASGGNDFIRMTATVSTESSDQYHDGNGDSLAQQIDKYQAANSATLVGSKDPRLQPAYYDMPAYTKKSAMAKAFITTAKDQELRLSVTANRSENVLYANSKMDALYDDSNIYSVEYNIDNVAKGYKNINLQYYHSDVDHPMGTNYRNSSLATGNIKNWLTTNLDGIKLKNSFDINSYKLLIGLDASNRKWNGHYEKNDSAALIGYKKSIDNAVTKNTALFAKLDKNFGAFNLSLGTRVDDTIITNDSYQDNDYHSVGANILGTYNLNQENKIFFGIGQAYRVPDARELYFFSSMGNLVGTPDLKNVRNQEVDLGYEINNDSFEFKIKTFYSKLKDYIYIQKGVAVNAFQNIDAYIYGGEASASVYLSDDISLDMSAAYKRGKKDAPLAGQTNTNLADIAPLEGKIALNYEYANRSMATIDTMMRKRWTQIDDENGEQVLAGWAILNAKIKHAVSKKFDFTVGMNNILNKTYARSNTYADLVLISGGTTDVMLMNEPGRYFYTNLDFKF
- a CDS encoding DUF2202 domain-containing protein codes for the protein MQTKYLKTLLSISTVAATLLLSGCGSSSDSTATATSLTASGQLVDSFVADVNYTCSDGTTGVTDENGSFTCTALPVTFSVETLELGTIYTLPQDAMVFPQDLTDVNRTDLNNSEVIAIAEFLQSCDDNNNANDGIRIQAQVREQLRQRAHEKLTAENLDAIAADLNLTLVDQETAIQHLTQTTDYVQSVISAHGYSRNSAAHQGNGISDTATMQTQTTSAVTQALLSPASALTQEAKDTLAYMGNEERLAHDVYMTLYNYHLESGTEIKTLYNIATNSETVHTTDMQLLIKKYITSLDEFTNVDAAQNLPDANLSYLDMSVSELPAGQYNIQAIQNLYDTLVAKGKQSQQDALEVGCMVEVTDINDLDEDIAIAQDSNASDVVTVFNFLRDGSYTHYWAFDTALKNMGVTEGCAVIGEEYNHPEYPQDTASATGNGHQYGRQ